One window of Pleurodeles waltl isolate 20211129_DDA chromosome 3_1, aPleWal1.hap1.20221129, whole genome shotgun sequence genomic DNA carries:
- the LOC138285107 gene encoding uncharacterized protein: MSENTCVDELPDGAKKNCELFSVWGITEENACVAKRPDNVLRNNSCCIYVENVCFGSNDDRKVWIPLSAYREMQEKCRKLEHENRNLREQISQDTIIQNYAESYKNEESFLSHSSNEGVKTAPSCIEFPCEPGFLAAKVHSLTDNRDERPECDLRVTLQNAQVKRRILEQDTPSFISLFDFWKKNSPHLREILTLLYMVTVKNNMQLRACDLANEIMQTLGFCAVQEGNTYVHLNHEQGKKIVPLARIIQWIWYLQDRARVPQIKELSMKLCAPFEFVSTEDKKHVCFTNDSLTEMLFSGTGEGTALYNVCQILKQELREMCHFYADFWFLDNVLATWLVPNWFNYLADVNEKNAEREVFTQNSALVGMAMWVPQKCEKATYRSDHVSPLSLSALCGPPSGVCVWGRGRDRTPNLNLAE; the protein is encoded by the exons atgtctgagaatacatgtgttgatgaactgcctgatggtgctaagaaaaactgtgaattgttttctgtttggggaattacagaagaaaatgcatgtgtagctaaaaggcctgataatgttttgagaaataattcctgttgtatatatgtagaaaacgtgtgttttggaagtaatgatgacagaaaggtctggatacctttatctgcttacagagaaatgcaggagaaatgtaggaagttggaacatgaaaataggaatttacgtgagcaaattagccaggatacgatcattcaaaattatgctgaaagttataaaaatgaagaatctttcttgtcccattccagtaatgagggggttaagacagctccgagctgcattgagtttccgtgtgagccagggtttttggcagccaaagtgcattccttaactgataacagggacgagagaccagaatgtgatttacgagttacgttgcaaaatgcacaagtaaaacgaaggattttagagcaagacaccccgagtttcattagcttgtttgatttttggaaaaagaatagccctcatttgagagaaatcctaacacttttgtacatggtcactgtgaaaaataatatgcagctgcgcgcttgtgatttggcaaatgaaataatgcagactttaggtttctgcgcagtgcaagaaggaaatacttatgtacatttaaatcatgaacaaggaaagaaaatagtgcccctagctagaatcatacaatggatctggtacttgcaagacagggctagagtaccacagataaaagaattatcaatgaaattgtgtgcaccatttgaattcgtgtccactgaagataaaaagcatgtttgttttactaatgattcattgactgaaatgttgttttctggcacaggagaaggaacagcgttgtataatgtgtgtcagattttaaagcaagagctacgtgagatgtgtcatttttacgctgatttttggttcttggataatgttttagccacatggcttgtacctaactggttcaattaccttgcagatgttaatgagaaaaatgcagagagagaagtgttcacccagaattctgccttagtggggatggctatgtgggtgccccagaaatgtgaaaaggccacttacag atccgaccacgtttcgccactgtccctgagtgcgctgtgtggtcccccttccggtgtgtgcgtgtggggtcggggaagggaccgaacccccaacctgaacctggctgagtaa